One Lycium barbarum isolate Lr01 chromosome 5, ASM1917538v2, whole genome shotgun sequence genomic window carries:
- the LOC132642482 gene encoding glycerophosphocholine acyltransferase 1-like: MHPEGTPKRASWPYVENRSYLWEWLFFVPLAAYFLWQVLYYLIVEVLRRQRLLRDPEVMTSYRELSKKAKKANNIWWRLSGLLGDQNRLLMFILLQAIFTVATTALTVPIFLSYKLHLLYQILKVSASVWNGGNFLLEVMPRQVILKEKKKSVMQTVPQQQHETPLKDSSMETGNAY, translated from the exons ATGCATCCAGAAGGGACTCCAAAAAGAGCGTCATGGCCTTATGTAGAAAACCGATCCTACCTTTGGGAATGGCTGTTTTTTGTTCCATTAGCTGCTTACTTTCTCTGGCAAGTACTCTATTATCTCATTGTAGAGGTTCTACGGCGACAGAGACTCTTACGAGACCCTGAAGTTATGACTTCTTACAG GGAGCTGTCCAAGAAAGCGAAAAAAGCAAACAACATATGGTGGCGTTTAAGCGGTTTGCTTGGTGACCAGAACCGGTTGCTTATGTTTATTCTGCTCCAGGCTATATTTACAGTGGCAACTACAGCACTTACAGTGCCCATATTTCTGTCATATAAGTTGCATCTGTTATACCAAATACTCAAGGTCTCAGCATCAGTATGGAATGGTGGAAATTTTCTATTAGAAGTAATGCCAAGACAGGTGATTCTCAAGGAGAAAAAGAAATCAGTGATGCAAACTGTTCCACAACAGCAACATGAGACTCCTTTGAAAGACAGCTCTATGGAAACTGGTAATGCTTACTAA